TGCGCTCCTCGTGCCGTTCCGGCGCGGTCAGCAGCGCCCAGGCCCGTTCGGCGACGACGAAGCCGCCGGCGATCCGCAGCGCCGCCATCGACACGCCGAAGAAGTTCAGCACATAGGCGCCCGCCCACAGCGCGGTCAGCATGACGATGGCCGAATAGAGGCTGACCAGCCCGGCCAGCCACGCCCGGTCGCGCGGACTGCTGTCCGCCGTCACCTGGCTGAAGATCAGCGCCATCGCCAGCGGATTGACGATGGAGAACAGGGCGGTGAAGGCGAGCAGGAAACTGTCGAGCATGGGAACCAGGAGTTCATTGGCCGTCCCGACAGTTAGCGGCGACGGGGCGGGACTGGCAAGGACATAGGTTCCCTCTCCCCAACCACCAATCCCCCTCTCCTAGGAGGAAAGGGAGCCATTCCCGTCCCTGCCTGAAAATTCACCACCCACTCAGCCTCAGCCCGAAAATTGTGCGCGCCTGACGAAACGCACGCGGACGAACATTGTCCGCCCCGTCAGTTCCTGTCCCAACGGACAGGTTTTAAAACTGCCGAATCAATCCAGTAGCCACCAGCACTCCCACCGCCGCGCCGTCTGGCTCGCTTCTTGCTCCCGTCCCCCGCGACAGACGACAACGCGAAGGGACGAACGCCGTGCCAGCCGCCCAGCCCGCACCGCTCACTCTGGGTCCGCCTGCCACCCAGGCGGCGCCGCGCACCATCGTCGACATCCGCAACCTGACCCTGACCTATCAGGCCGCCGACCATCCGGTCTACGCACTGAGCGACGTCAGCCTGTCCATTTCCAAGGGCGACTTCATCTCGCTGATCGGCCCCAGCGGCTGCGGCAAGACGACCCTGATGCGGGTGGTCGCCGACCTGGAACAGCCGACCTCCGGCGAGGTGACGGTCAACGGCATGACGCCGGAACAGGCACGGCTGAAGCGGGCCTATGGCTATGTCTTCCAGGCCCCGGCGCTCTATCCGTGGCGCAGTGTGGAGCGCAACGTCACGCTGCCGCTGGAGATCATGGGTCTGCCCAAGGCCGAACGGCAAGCCCGCGCCCGCGAACAGCTGGAACTGGTCGGCCTGGCGGGATTCGAGCGCAAATTCCCCTGGCAGCTGTCGGGCGGCATGCAGCAGCGGGTGTCCATCGCCCGCGCTCTCGCCTTCAATCCCGACCTGCTCTTGATGGACGAGCCGTTCGGCGCGCTCGACGAGATCACCCGCGACCACCTGAATTTGCAGCTCACCCGCCTGTGGCTCAGCACCCGCAAGACCTGCATCTTCGTCACCCATTCCATCGCCGAGGCGGTGTTCCTCTCCACCC
Above is a window of Azospirillum ramasamyi DNA encoding:
- a CDS encoding ABC transporter ATP-binding protein, which translates into the protein MGPPATQAAPRTIVDIRNLTLTYQAADHPVYALSDVSLSISKGDFISLIGPSGCGKTTLMRVVADLEQPTSGEVTVNGMTPEQARLKRAYGYVFQAPALYPWRSVERNVTLPLEIMGLPKAERQARAREQLELVGLAGFERKFPWQLSGGMQQRVSIARALAFNPDLLLMDEPFGALDEITRDHLNLQLTRLWLSTRKTCIFVTHSIAEAVFLSTRIVVMSPRPGRILDVIDCDLPRERRLDIRESPEFQRIAHRVREGLMEGHSYDD